One Oncorhynchus kisutch isolate 150728-3 linkage group LG13, Okis_V2, whole genome shotgun sequence DNA window includes the following coding sequences:
- the lpl2a gene encoding lipoprotein lipase — protein sequence MKGLQVHCLYFLVLNAVFYVASLEEGDSISTLDNFMDNFKDLIRNNDATPHAYAKFSLRKPLMPEDDICYIIPGNPESLKECTFNSTSKTFLVIHGWTVSGLFESWVAKLVSALYKREQEANVIVVDWLYTAQNHYPVAAQNTKMVGQEIARFIDWLEEATNIPLENLHLIGYSLGAHVAGFAGSHTSNKVGRITGLDPAGPDFEGEHAHRRLSPDDAHFVDVLHTFTRGSLGLSIGIQQPVGHVDIYPNGGSFQPGCNLQSPLETISKLGLFAINDVPRCSHERSIHLFIDSLVNEQEASMAYRCGSNDMFDRGMCLRCRKNHCNTVGYDISKVRKTRSVKLYTKTRASMPFRVYHYQVKIHFFSKVNRSEMEPSLTVSLIGTKGEVEDLKLTLKEKMTSNKTHSFLLVAEKDIGDLLMVKFKWEKSTSWSPSFMLNMVSSWWSGDSAESEVEVHKIRIRVGETQKKMVFCIKDPHALSLQQEVTFVKCKDEWRTTSKRVNLGKH from the exons ATGAAAGGGTTGCAAGTGCATTGTCTTTACTTTCTTGTGTTAAATGCAGTATTTTATGTGGCGTCTTTGGAAGAGGGTGACTCCATTTCTACACTTG ATAATTTCATGGACAACTTCAAGGACTTGATCCGAAACAACGATGCCACCCCTCATGCCTACGCCAAATTCTCCCTCCGGAAGCCTTTGATGCCGGAAGATGACATCTGCTACATCATCCCCGGCAACCCGGAATCTCTCAAAGAATGCACATTCAACAGCACATCCAAAACCTTCCTGGTGATCCACGGCTGGACG GTGAGCGGCTTGTTTGAGAGCTGGGTGGCCAAGCTGGTTTCGGCGCTGTACAAAAGAGAGCAGGAAGCCAATGTGATCGTGGTGGACTGGCTGTACACAGCCCAGAACCACTATCCAGTAGCTGCCCAGAACACCAAGATGGTGGGACAAGAGATTGCTCGCTTCATTGACTGGCTGGAG GAGGCAACAAACATCCCTCTTGAAAACCTCCATCTCATTGGCTACAGTCTGGGTGCTCATGTTGCAGGATTTGCTGGGAGCCACACCTCCAATAAAGTGGGCAGAATAACTG GTCTTGACCCAGCTGGTCCAGACTTCGAGGGGGAGCACGCTCACCGCCGCCTGTCCCCAGATGATGCCCACTTTGTGGATGTTCTCCACACGTTCACGCGGGGCTCTCTGGGCTTAAGCATCGGCATCCAGCAGCCTGTAGGCCATGTGGACATCTACCCCAATGGAGGCAGCTTCCAGCCAGGCTGCAATCTGCAAAGCCCTCTGGAAACAATATCCAAACTTGGTCTCTTTG CTATCAATGATGTTCCCAGGTGTTCCCACGAGCGCTCCATCCACCTGTTCATCGACTCCCTGGTCAACGAGCAGGAGGCCAGCATGGCGTACCGCTGCGGGAGCAACGATATGTTCGACCGCGGAATGTGCCTCCGCTGCCGCAAGAACCACTGTAACACCGTGGGCTACGATATCAGCAAGGTTCGCAAGACCCGTAGCGTCAAACTGTACACCAAGACCAGGGCCTCCATGCCGTTCAGAGTCTATCACTACCAGGTGAAGATCCACTTCTTCAGCAAGGTGAACAGGTCTGAGATGGAGCCTTCACTGACAGTCTCCCTGATTGGAACCAAAGGAGAGGTTGAAGACCTCAAACTGACACT AAAGGAGAAGATGACATCCAATAAGACCCATTCCTTCCTGCTGGTAGCAGAGAAAGACATTGGTGACCTCCTGATGGTGAAGTTCAAGTGGGAGAAGTCTACTAGCTGGTCTCCCTCGTTCATGCTCAACATGGTGTCTTCCTGGTGGTCAGGTGACTCTGCGGAGTCTGAAGTGGAGGTCCACAAAATACGCATCAGAGTCGGAGAGACGCAAAAAAA GATGGTATTCTGCATTAAAGATCCTCATGCTCTGAGCTTACAACAGGAAGTTACGTTTGTAAAATGCAAGGACGAATGGAGGACAACTTCAAAAAG AGTGAACCTGGGGAAGCACTGA